Within Sporosarcina sp. PTS2304, the genomic segment GTTCTGATCAGCTGTTTTACGCCAACGATAGTACGTAGATCGGGCTACTCCTAAGTGCAGGCAAACTTCACTTACCGTCATTACTTCCTTTAATTCTTCTACTAGCTGAACGACTACTTTTGGTACCACTTCCTCTCCAAGTCTCTGTACTTTTTTAAAATATCTATCTGTTGTCGCAAATACCGATTTTCTGCTTGAAGTTCAGCTGTTTCACTTTCATATTCTGGTCCTTTCCCATACGTATATTGCTTTCCAACAGGCTGTTGTAAGCGATGAAGTTCGCCATTACGATACCATTTCATCCATGTTTTGAGTTGCGTTACATTTCGGATGCATAGTTCCTCCATTACTTGCTTCACAGGAACACCGGCCAATCTCATTTCAATAGCTTTCATTTTCACTTCTGCTGGATAACTTACTCTCGTCGCCATAGAAAAAACACCTCCACATTGATTTCATAAGGTTCTATACCCTATTTTCAACGAAAGGTGTTTTTATTTGTCTCATTTTTTTAGGTCAGTTCCATCAGTCTCACCGATTTTCCGGATAGCTCTTTTTTAGATTGATTATACTTTAAATTTCTTTCTGAACTTCGTCAATATCGTGGCATAGAAGATACTCAAAAATAGACCGCCCCAGATAATGATTATACCAACGATCATCATGAGTATCGCAGAACCGCTCATTCCTGTATCCATTTAATGCCCTCCTTTGTCATCTTCATAGTCCGAAGCAATACGTGTATTATTTTTCCACTTCAGCGATGTGAAGACGATAGACATTACAAATGCCCCAATAGCGACCGGCCATCCGATCGTCCATAAGAATGATGTCGGATATCCTTCGTAATTTTCGGCAATATTGTCTTTGATTAAGAAAAATAACATAGTTCCTAATAATAGTGGTGTAATCAATGTCAATGACACTTTCCACCACCAGCCTAATCGTATATCCGATACAGCATTCGCATGTTGTTCGAAAATGCCAAGTTTTCTGAAAACCCAAGCCAGTAAAATAACTTCTACTAGACCAATGACCGCGATACCGAATTGGTTAATAAAGTAATCTGCAACGTCTAGGAAGTATAGTCCACCTTTTGTTGCATATAGTAGGGAAATAATAGCAGAAAGCCCGACACCGATT encodes:
- a CDS encoding methionine/alanine import family NSS transporter small subunit, with protein sequence MDTGMSGSAILMMIVGIIIIWGGLFLSIFYATILTKFRKKFKV